Sequence from the Crassostrea angulata isolate pt1a10 chromosome 9, ASM2561291v2, whole genome shotgun sequence genome:
CTTTAAAATATGGGTAGATATGGCGTTGCACCTACGAATTTTGTCCAATTTTCACACAAAAATTATAGTTATCTTACGTTAAATTGTTCGCCTTTATTCAACGTCTCAAAAAATTGACATCCCTTTTCTTCACGCACCCCACggttgtttataattttttaatttattcatttgcctttttaaacatattttgtcagGTGATATAAAATGTTCCCCTAATCAAGTCGGATAATATCCGTAAATGGCATTCATCTGCATAATGATAGATGCGCTCTCCGGGAATATATAGATCTTCTACAACACATCTGAAGGATTCACATTCTGTTGTTGATTaaacattttagaaatattcTTTGAAAAGTAAAGAATATGAAATTCTCCAATATATAAAACcacttttgattttatttaagcTCTCATGTGTCTGTTTAATGTTCACACCCTACATATTGAGGGGGcatgttgtttttattatttcagtGTCTTCATGTACGTCTCTGTAATTACTttaataacataatttttttaaaatgataattagaGGACCATTTCAGCGCCGCAACAACACACCAGCTTATAACAAGAGGAACAACTATGCttattttaaaggttttaatataCTTTAGTATAAGCTACAGGTTTCAAAATGTTACAGTATGAATACAAGggatttaatatgaaaaacattttatgttacgtagataaataattaataattatcatcattgattattatattattttatattagtaaacatatttacaattGTAAGTAACGGCTGGATTTTATGGATCAGGTGAGTAATGGTGTCCACTTATCTCTTTATTTAACATAAGGTATTCTTATTCCAGTACttgatataataaattttcaacgaagttttgatgtttttaaacttttaaggACTGGTTCGAAATGTTTTTTGTTAAGACCAAAGTTTATAgagtaattcttttaaaaatgttgataaatGTTTTCTCTTCATTATTTGGTGAACGCAATGAATTCTTTATACTAAATTGATGAagcatgatatttttaaaaacaactaataaatactttattcagaGTATGAATATAAATGCAGGTGATTTTAAATAAGAttaatgtatgtacaaaatatttttctcatcatTTTGTTATAAGCATCAATTTAGTATATCTAtatgtatgaaattaataaCAACAAGATATTTTAGGagacttaaaaaatattttaaatgtgttcaaaatcacaattacataataaatttgcaaaaaatttcataataaatgACGAGTATTATGACTGAATCACTAAATCGTTTGAGGACAGATATACCAgaaatgtaatgcaaaaaaagaaaatgtccaTGAAgtattaatagtttttgaaattgTGTTCATAAATTTAGAGAAAAGTAGCCACTATTTATTACAATTAACTGAAACCACAAAAGAGAGATCAAGTCTagaatctaaaatttaaattttggcGGATCTGAAATTGATTGTGAGGCGATTAGTACACGTGCCCTACTTCATTTTTCATGTAACATTATAATGCCCTTAATTCATCTTTAATTCTTCATAAATGTTTTCGGTGTCTTAgtgatttacatgtgtatcggtATGATTCCTGTGACGTAACACTTGAATTGACTgttatacttttatttatatatttttatattaataacaaTCTTTAGTATTGGTACCCTTACCAGTCTGGTGTTATCTCTAACTTAAAGTAGTTAGGAATGATTGGCAGCGGTCGTCTCGTAGTTCTTCCCACACATGCTTTGGTTGTTTACGTTGCGGCCATTTTGCTTTTTCTTGGAATTACCCATAGCTTCGTATTCTATTTTTATAAGTAGTAGAAGTACATTTTGGTGGATAAATTTGATTAACTTGTCTATATctatcaggcttggggcgaattacattgtaaagtaatgcataacattaccattacttcatgaattaccattacttgattttcttgaagtaatgcattacattaccattacatgagtaaagtaatgcattaccattagctttactttcttttaaaaaagtaaagctaataaagagtttttgcaaatgtttcaaatataaaacactctttaacatatatctacaggttcatgttcagtatcaggttcaaattcaatgactatatAAGAGTcattatttgctcaatatatatcatcttgtggcattatgaacaacataatacatattaagtaaaaagatatttatagacatttgccATGATACAATGTCAGATATGATATAGAGACTCAGAATTCATGCATAATAGAAAACAATATATGGAATAATGTTGCCGTTATTAAAGCACTAAATAGAGATActtccccagattacacaaatcattataattttggacacttaaatgtattaatttataaacagagggTTTTTTCACAGTtatatttctaaatatatattttaatcggaTTTCTTTATGCTGAGGACACTTTCAGACCAAAGATTGCTTTTGCACTTTGTGATCAAAGTTTCAAaagtttcatcttttaactgcatcctattagtttgaaaatcttcccagctatactaaataaacgtTCTACAGGAGCAGTGGAAGCTGGGACTGAAAGATTGTTTGACAAtctttatcttaaaatattattagttgcaaaaatagaaaaaatacattaatcttgtattttctatcagtccaaactaatgtacttaaatacaacagagagagagagagagagagagagagagagagagagagagagagagagagagagagagtaaaattattttcaaatcggttataatattggaagtgattttgatttttatcatggatggacagtgcattcattttgcccttaaaggtgcatgtctgtcctctattctattgggacatggcgtagggaaggggattggggtgtttagtaGTTCtttgtgttgttgacacatctttattgaagtgcaaactaattggagtaaattgttcaaatgatttaaaactctAAATAACAACACTCATAAAAGTGTTATGAAAATGTGTTGTTATAtctagtaatataaacaatttaaaaatgaatctttttaaataatacatctaaatcatttttatttcaagaattatttcgttcttttttatgacaaactgatttatattcaatttcagctattcatttattcatcacatttttttaagtgaacatgcataaataagcatagtaatgcaaagtaatgccatgtaatacCAGCATTAcacaaaattttggaaagtaatgaattacattaccattacttctaatgctaattttgtggcattacacattactagcattactttgaaaacatgtaatgcattgcaatgcattaccattacattaagcattaccccaagcctgatatctattataaaatatttgtaagttattattttttagcttgcatgcaattattttaaaattgttttacttaTTTACTGAACTGTAATATTGTATGTAATATAACTAGTAGCGGAGGTATTAATTTGTTCGTACTAGCGATTTTGTAGAGAGTTAGGGAATATTCTATAcgatattatattttaataaaacaacaataGAAAAACCgtatatttgaagaaaaaaattgtaaaaaatgagtcaataattcaaattttaaatattgcataaaaaacCTAATTTTAggcaaattataaaaaaaagtatttgcaAAATATTCCAAAATATGTTGAATATGCAGACTTTTCGAACTAAAGGTGACCCATACTGTCTATCGGATCACATACGAAAAAAAAACTCTACAGTCGATACACACATtgtacaaattatttaaaaacacacgggttgtcatatttatttatttatttatttattgagtttataaacaaaatttttgaaaataaattataaggCATGCATGCATATTATAGACAGCTATATAGAAATTTATtcagttatttatatttttcacttAGAAAGTaataatggatttttttaaatttacttgttttgatctcagccacaaagaggttgtctttGATTTCCACACATAAACCATACAGACGCCGTAAATTACAAAtctcaatgtagcggaggaactgtccgtcttGGTCCACGATTTGTATAGGTTTTTGCCATTGTCTGTTGTCAGAATCCGACTCTGGCTGTCTGTAGCAATACCGTGAGGATACAATGCTTTCTTTAATTATAGAGGAAGTACCAGTGTAGGTTTCTCACGTCCTAATTGACCCGGCAATCGTTaccaaaatgaattgtttgcgGCAACTTTGCAGCAAATTTGCCGCAAATTTTCGGCAAACTGATTTGTTTACCAGAAAGCATTTGAACTTGTTTGCCGACCTTTGCCAGTAGTGGCAAAATTCTGATAAACCTCCTTTATTTTGCCAGAATTTTACCAGACACTCGGTTATGTTTGCAGATACTTCGCCAATAGCGGCAAACGTTTGGCAAATTCCTCAGAATTTGCTAGAAGTTTAAcacaaacttttctttttttctcttttttatttacttccTGAGATTCCCACAGCTTTACCAGAAATAAGACttaaaaaatttacacattCAGCTCAACTTTAAGACGCATGATGATTTGCTTTTATAGTTTCGTATGTTTGTAAAGAGAAATACTTCTCCAAAACAAACTTCACAATGTTTGTAACAGCACTTCTCGTACCGTAGAATTCCAACATGATTGCGCTATGCGTACAGTATGAAATAATCACAGCTCATGATattctggtattttttttcctttatatgcaATAGCATCAGAGGCAGGGTCAGGTTTTTCTCTTAAgatatactgtgaaatcattataATTCGTAGAGACTCAATTTTCGTAGTATTCGtaaatagccccccccccctctcccgaAATGAAATCCTCactgaaaacaattttagaaagaaTTATCTTTGTTATTTAGCAGAAACCaacgcatccacgaaataacatccctAAATTTGAccccacaaatttaaatgaatcCACTGTATACCTTCCGTTATATTTCCGCAGAGTTaggtatttaatttgtttactcATTAAACTGTACGTTTATCTTTCCTACACTGTgcattaattcaaaataaaaaagtgaaaaaattattttttgatcaagcatgatttttcaaaaatcataattaaagtGTGCTGAATCCAAAACAATACGCTAGTCTTCATGAAAATGTCAATAAATACGTTaaaatggcgattcaaaatAGCGGACAAACAAACAACATAATTTTCTCTTAAGGTCTCTTCCTTATTGACAAACAACGATAAGACGTAGCaacattgtattgtattataccCAAAGTGTGCTGAGTTACTTGGGTCAAAATGGGGGACAGCCAGAATCCATATTTTTCtcccaaaagtttttaaaattaggAAAACGAATgagtaaaaagaaataataatccAGTCCAGCAATTTGCATTGTTAAAGTCTGCGTAGTCTGAAAAAAATAGTCTGATTATgtcaaaaatgttcatttttttatttgggaCCCATGTCACATGCAATatgccattttttgaaatattgggCCCCAAAcagatatgatattttttctgaaatgagTGCTAAAATTTGGGatgaaaaatgattattttaagaATCAAGCAAATGTTTTtagttttaacttttatttaattatcatatCAATAGAGTATGAAGTTAAATACAATTGCAATTTTCAGCAATTCAAAtttcacaaataaaatgaaGCACAACATATATTTCCCATGAAACAAACATTTCTGAAAACCATTCCTAAAGACGTAAGAGCACTACCTAAATAAACTGATGGTCCTATATAAGAAAAAGGTTTGccattgtctgtcaaatatggcAACGTTACAGAATTCCTTGATCCTTGTATCCAAACACCTAAGATTGActcttttttctacaaaaattaatttaaaaaaagaaaagttacaCTTGTATTGTTTTTTGCCATTTGAATGTCTACAAAACTAACaaatcaatttgaatttataaaattaaagtgATTTGTAATCACAGGACCAAATCAAAAGAAATCGTCTgcttatgattttaataaattaggcagttttttctctattttttggAGGCGTAAAACGAAggagaaatgaaataaaaataagctGTTAGCAAAATATCAACCCATGAAAACGGATACATAAGACAGTTTGCATTAACATTGAGAATCtggaaaaaattataattatgtgaataaataaatgacTAGATTTGGTATGAtgttgaaaaaacaaaaaatgaaaagatgaCACATACGTTAATATcatgttcatttttattaattttaaaagatggTAGAACAACGAGGAGGCAATCAAACACCTGGCGAAGAATCAAAATagcaaataataatattattatgtcctttcatattatgataaaaataattgaataaaagCAGAGCTTGTAAACATCCTGGTTTACAACATGATTACACAATATGAGTACATTCCTAtcgaaatataaaaacaaaatcaggaTGATTTCGTagaataacattttattaattgttttattgattgtttCATTGAAACCGAAAGAAGGAACAAGATGATTCAGTGTAGCAAACCGGTATTGTATAAATAGTCATAAACCACTTAACGGTATGATTTTTGTATTAGATTTACACACTGTCAGATTTAAAAAGATTGTATAGACATGTTCAAActtaaattaattaatgtaaaactgttaaatgttgactcaaaagaatattttaacgTTCCTATTTCAAAGAGGAATTATTATTAAAGAGGACCTAATGGCGTGGCCATTTTTGGACGATATCTAACACCCGTACAAGAAGTAATGTTGAGCTCTGTATGAAGATATAAGAATATAAAACATGCGAAATATAAACATTCCAAAGTTACACTATATAGATTATTTCTTTCCTAAAtgattgtttatatatacattcattttaacttaataatttttatatatataataaagatattaataaaaatatagatacaTAAAATAcctataaaaatatttggtttcattattataaagGTTTGATTGTACAATTACCAACATccagtttgataaaaaaaattatgtgaaccCAATACTATGAAGTCCGTAGATTAATACTACTACTCACATTTAAGAAGGTTGTTCCATGCATAAAAAAAGTCTATAAGGTTTTTGTGAAAGTATTTTTAGTAATTTACACAAACAGCTTAAGCATTTTAATTGACCTTTCTGTTATGAAAGTGCAACTTACAGAGATACTGCATTTCCTTAACTATTTTTTCCGAATGAAGCATATGGCAAAAAAACCTTATTGGATTAAAAATTAAGGTAACAAATTACAATGTTGACTTTTTGTCCTGATACGCCGTAGTTTTTATGCACAAGAATTCATTCAGCAATGAAATTAGTTAAAAGTCTCAAATTTTTACTCAGATTATTAAAGACGTGTCGGAAAAAtcttattaatgaaaaaaaattaacattattattcAGTTCATTTACATTCTTTACATAAAGAgtttaggctcaaacaaaattGGACTTTCAGCTAAACAGAAGAAATTCTGACTAATTTTTTCAAACGTTGTTTCATTGAACTATTTTTGGCAGTACTATAAAATTAACAGGTAAATCAGTTAAATttattcttgaaaataattgatatgaaatCAGAGCTTCACGTTAAAAAAAGAACAccgaagtacatgtaattagttTAGAAATAATTAGACTTAGACTCAGCTTCGCTATTTTCATCATACTCGAAAAGAAAAAACAGTATGGCTAAAATCATAAAACCACAACCTatgtaataaatacaattaataaCTTTTTGGAAACTTTCATATTTTAGTATGATATTCATTGTATACGATATGTTcattagaaatatataaattgtaaatGGGTGGATAGTTTAGTTAGTTAATTGATCAAAAGAAGTACAAGATAACACATTAGTTATTACAACAAGACTGGTCATAAGGTATAGTATACTAGTACAACATTAGCATAAGTATGTGCTGACATGTTGTAAACATACACATATTCATTgtctttttttcattcaatttgtATATTCCTGGTCATTtaacatgcatttttaaaatgtgaactCTACGATTACttgtaatattgaattttctttactttacatgTTTTGGTATCAGCCACAAAGAGATTGTCTCTTGTGTCTACACAAAGACCTACAGGTTTCTCCAAATGGCAGTTGTCAATAAATTGGAGGAACTGACCGTCTCTATCGACAATGTGAATACAGTGGTTGTCAAGATCTGCTATCAGGATGTGACTTTGGCTGTCTGTAGTGATGCCATATGGATCGAATGGGTTCTTTGTAGAAGAGGGAAGACCAGTGTATGTAAATCGGAATTTCCCTGCCTggttgaccaccactactgcacgtGCTCCCCAATCAGAGACACATATATCTAGATTCCTGTTTTCGCTGATGTATTTAGAAAAATCGCCTGATGAAAAGAGAGCTTGTCCATTCTCATTATACTgtatactttgtttctcagtgaAGTCAGAATAACGCACAACTTTTGATGGTGTTTTCCAATCATCTTTGCTCATAGCAACCAGGAtatcaccagaggaggtactacagacaccgcAAGGTTTCCATCCCTGTAGTGTGATCACTGTCTCTATTTCTTTATTCTTCACTTTGTTTACAGTTCTATTTGTTTTATCAGTATATACTAGATCCCCGTTTCCTGTCACCGCTATGTCGTCTGCACGGTTACCTGACTTGGTTTTCATTGCCTTCAGTAGTCCTCTCTGGAGGTTGTACAGTCTCAAAATTTTGCTGTTACCCTGAATCCAGATGTCCTCATCACTCATACAGGACACAGTTGCAGCATATTTATAATCGGTGTTTATCTCTGTGACGATCTGCGGAACAGCAATAAGGTACCTCTCTGGCGGAGAGTGCTCAGTACCTAGTGTGTAGTTGTGTTCTTCTGTTTCAATAGATAATTCTGATAGAGAGCCAAAGTGTTCAAACAGTTGATGTTTGTCAATTCTCTGAGGAGAAAAGCTTGGTAAAACGACCGTCAGTTTAGgtggcaatcttctgaattcagcattTCTGGATTTGTAGGCTGAGACAAGACCCACGTCATCGGAATATACCAATTTTCTCAGATCTGCAATTGTCTGTGTGATATCAGACAGCATATGTTTGATGTCATCTTCATGCTTATTTAGGACAGTCAGATATTTGGAGTCCATTTCATCAAGATCAGATTTTAGTCTCTTAATAATTAcatctatttctctgtgcattTCTTCTCCATGTTTGCTAATATTCGAGGCAATCTTCTGTGaggttttattaaaattaactttttgaACCGGAATGTTTGATGCAATCTCTTGATATTTGGGAAAAATTAACTTCTCTAATTCTTGTAAATCTTTCTGTAATAATGACCTCTGTTTTTCCCGAATTTTCACTACGTAGACAAATGTATGACCTTGATGTTCTGTGGAAGAAGTGCACTGCACGCAAATTGGAATGTCGCATTGTTCGCAGTAAAGTTCACATATTTTTGAAGAATGATTTGGGCATTTAGCTGTAGATCTTCGCTTTTCAAATGGTACAATTTTGTGTTCTTTGGTAAACTCGGAGAGATGTTCTCCCACACATGCTTTACACAGATGAATGTGGCAAATGTCGCAGTACATAGGGGGAACAGATGTCTCACAGAGAtcacaccgtaacacatcctgggcgCTACGGTGAGGGTCCATGGTTAGATACCGTACCGGGTATTTATTGagaattcttaaaaaaacaCCCAGAAATCATGAATTATTGAATTATGGCTTGAGAACATTTTACACAAATGGCTGATATAACTACAGCAAAATCCAGTAAACTGAAAGAAGGACACAAATATTGTTAACGTTCTTGATTCTGACCTTTTTTTGTAGATCAGTTTCTTTTTACTCAACGACTGATAAAACTGTCAATTTTTATGATACtaaatttattaacaaatttcttacgtTTCATCTCTTTCCCAACAATTCCTTCTTCACAAACATGGTATTAAACCTCAAGTGTAACATGGCGACTGTCGAATTTATTCCACGTCTATCGATACTATCACGTGTTCAAATTTAAATGCCAAGGCTAGTGGTGGATCTATGGGAGCGCTCTATTTTTCT
This genomic interval carries:
- the LOC128162431 gene encoding tripartite motif-containing protein 3-like, translating into MDPHRSAQDVLRCDLCETSVPPMYCDICHIHLCKACVGEHLSEFTKEHKIVPFEKRRSTAKCPNHSSKICELYCEQCDIPICVQCTSSTEHQGHTFVYVVKIREKQRSLLQKDLQELEKLIFPKYQEIASNIPVQKVNFNKTSQKIASNISKHGEEMHREIDVIIKRLKSDLDEMDSKYLTVLNKHEDDIKHMLSDITQTIADLRKLVYSDDVGLVSAYKSRNAEFRRLPPKLTVVLPSFSPQRIDKHQLFEHFGSLSELSIETEEHNYTLGTEHSPPERYLIAVPQIVTEINTDYKYAATVSCMSDEDIWIQGNSKILRLYNLQRGLLKAMKTKSGNRADDIAVTGNGDLVYTDKTNRTVNKVKNKEIETVITLQGWKPCGVCSTSSGDILVAMSKDDWKTPSKVVRYSDFTEKQSIQYNENGQALFSSGDFSKYISENRNLDICVSDWGARAVVVVNQAGKFRFTYTGLPSSTKNPFDPYGITTDSQSHILIADLDNHCIHIVDRDGQFLQFIDNCHLEKPVGLCVDTRDNLFVADTKTCKVKKIQYYK